A single window of Candidatus Glassbacteria bacterium DNA harbors:
- a CDS encoding fucose isomerase, translated as MLNWTPESTIKNELPAIKPSQVILVANGDRRRTANLACQAAQLECERQLREVFTREGYELVRAHPELDPSLGHGFIETQAQGREIFARIPAEAPLVVAEAVWQYSNHVVYNLWEHRGPILVASNFDGNWPGLVGALGLESCLTRHRFTENQAGHSLIWSSEKFEDDNTLNKIRQWLAEGKIDHDTSHVRKFDRSDFDGCDGALDFGAMAADAFRSRPRLLGLYDPLCMGMINAAFDERDMVGTGIQLRRLNQSDLYARMLDVPRGEAMGCVKWLVDKGFKLEIGSNPFTDITEKAVLDSGRMYTAIVRHVAEEGLDGVGIAYQLGLAKLCAASDLVEAMLNSTARPPVQYMGTEVMAGEPIMCANEADMGCAVDQAFSREIYRGSGLEPLWWETTQHDIRWGALYCGPARFAGTDFELDAFVWAFELSGNTPAGHVAEGWAGMEGVRQPYEFFTENGICTRCLAKPGELIWSRIFLDREKFCIDIGRGAAVELPEQESRRRWQSTTEEWPLMHAMLYGVSRDQLMARHKSNHITVSYAPDAESATEIALAKAAMAESLGFRVALCGEIGAEGSLEKKLAGGEKIRGPGES; from the coding sequence ATGCTGAACTGGACTCCTGAATCGACAATCAAAAATGAATTGCCAGCTATCAAACCCAGCCAGGTGATCCTCGTCGCCAACGGCGACCGCCGCCGCACGGCCAATCTCGCCTGCCAGGCGGCTCAGTTGGAATGCGAGCGCCAGTTGCGCGAAGTGTTCACCCGCGAGGGATACGAGCTGGTCCGGGCGCATCCCGAACTCGATCCCTCACTGGGACACGGCTTTATCGAAACTCAGGCCCAGGGACGGGAAATTTTCGCGCGTATCCCGGCAGAGGCACCGCTGGTGGTTGCCGAAGCTGTCTGGCAGTACAGCAACCACGTGGTTTACAACCTCTGGGAACACCGCGGCCCGATCCTGGTGGCCAGCAATTTCGATGGGAACTGGCCGGGGCTGGTCGGCGCCCTCGGTCTGGAATCATGCCTGACCCGTCATCGTTTCACCGAAAACCAGGCGGGACACTCACTGATCTGGAGCAGTGAAAAGTTCGAGGACGACAACACACTGAATAAAATCAGGCAGTGGCTGGCCGAAGGTAAAATTGACCATGACACCTCTCACGTCCGCAAGTTCGACCGGTCTGATTTCGACGGCTGCGATGGCGCGCTCGATTTTGGGGCAATGGCGGCGGATGCTTTCCGCTCACGGCCGCGGCTGCTGGGTCTCTACGACCCGCTGTGCATGGGGATGATCAACGCCGCCTTCGATGAGCGGGACATGGTGGGCACCGGGATCCAGTTGCGGCGACTGAATCAGTCCGACCTCTATGCCAGGATGCTCGACGTACCGCGCGGCGAGGCAATGGGCTGCGTGAAATGGCTGGTGGACAAAGGCTTCAAGTTGGAGATCGGCTCCAACCCCTTCACCGATATCACCGAAAAAGCGGTTCTGGATTCCGGCAGGATGTACACCGCCATCGTCCGTCACGTGGCCGAGGAGGGTCTGGACGGGGTCGGGATCGCCTACCAGTTGGGCCTGGCGAAGCTCTGCGCGGCCAGCGATCTGGTGGAGGCCATGCTCAACAGCACGGCTCGACCACCTGTGCAGTACATGGGGACCGAAGTCATGGCCGGTGAACCGATCATGTGCGCCAACGAGGCCGATATGGGCTGTGCTGTCGACCAGGCGTTCAGCCGGGAAATTTACCGGGGAAGCGGCCTGGAGCCGCTCTGGTGGGAAACCACCCAGCACGACATCCGCTGGGGAGCGCTATACTGCGGACCAGCCCGGTTCGCCGGGACCGATTTCGAACTGGATGCGTTCGTCTGGGCTTTCGAGTTGTCGGGCAACACGCCGGCGGGACATGTCGCTGAGGGCTGGGCTGGAATGGAGGGCGTACGCCAGCCGTACGAATTTTTCACGGAGAACGGAATCTGCACCCGCTGCCTGGCAAAACCCGGTGAACTCATCTGGAGCCGCATATTTCTGGACCGGGAAAAATTCTGCATCGATATCGGCCGCGGCGCCGCAGTCGAACTGCCGGAGCAGGAAAGCCGGCGCCGCTGGCAATCCACCACCGAGGAGTGGCCCTTGATGCACGCCATGCTCTACGGTGTTTCGCGGGACCAGCTGATGGCCCGTCACAAGAGCAACCATATCACGGTCAGCTACGCTCCCGATGCCGAATCAGCCACCGAAATAGCCCTGGCCAAAGCCGCCATGGCCGAATCACTGGGGTTCAGAGTTGCGCTGTGCGGTGAGATCGGTGCAGAGGGCAGCCTGGAGAAAAAACTCGCCGGTGGGGAGAAAATAAGGGGTCCGGGCGAGAGCTGA